In Primulina eburnea isolate SZY01 chromosome 5, ASM2296580v1, whole genome shotgun sequence, a single window of DNA contains:
- the LOC140831932 gene encoding mavicyanin-like — MAKQSEILLTVALLLLVLMDGSYSLQHIVGDSIWSIPPTNGFYTNWSSCQSFHIGDKLYFDFDSGLYDVNQVSRGEYDSCSTNQPFKAFVDGPALVDLTEKGVFYFICNISNYCRLGQQVSVIVEEKAIDMAPNLSPSPSPSANSPYSSQAPSVH, encoded by the exons ATGGCGAAACAAAGTGAGATTTTACTTACAGTCGCACTACTATTGCTTGTGTTGATGGATGGTTCGTATAGTTTGCAACACATCGTGGGCGACTCAATTTGGTCCATCCCGCCGACAAATGGCTTCTACACCAATTGGTCGTCCTGTCAGTCCTTTCACATTGGTGACAAATTAT ATTTCGACTTCGATTCAGGGCTTTACGATGTGAACCAAGTGTCGAGAGGGGAATATGACAGTTGCAGCACAAATCAACCCTTCAAGGCCTTCGTGGATGGACCAGCGCTAGTTGATCTTACAGAAAAGGGGGTGTTCTATTTTATATGTAATATTTCCAATTACTGCAGATTGGGGCAACAAGTCAGTGTTATAGTTGAAGAAAAGGCCATAGATATGGCACCGAATTTGAGCCCATCTCCCTCTCCCTCAGCTAATAGTCCATATTCTTCTCAAGCACCTAGCGTTCACTAG